A part of Rhipicephalus microplus isolate Deutch F79 chromosome 8, USDA_Rmic, whole genome shotgun sequence genomic DNA contains:
- the LOC142769157 gene encoding uncharacterized protein LOC142769157, which yields MKVFREDILLLLGSFILLFTFETTSVAAQRRRKPWQDPKLDFTFPPNNAWGSTRQGMGNYSPSLQKALQASQEQGSGRVQRFFQRLFRRSPQTDIPQRWQPGYGTRRGSEQPWDAFVNVGPAFGRQVPPPA from the exons ATGAAAGTCTTTCGTGAAGACATTTTATTACTACTGGGATCATTTATACTGCTGTTCACTTTTGAAACTACATCTGTAGCGGCGCAAAGACGTCGGAAACCTT GGCAAGATCCGAAGTTAGACTTTACGTTTCCTCCAAATAACGCTTGGG GATCTACCCGCCAGGGTATGGGAAACTATTCACCGTCTCTTCAAAAAGCTTTGCAAG CATCCCAGGAACAAGGTTCTGGAAGAGTGCAAAGGTTTTTTCAAAGACTTTTTCGCA GAAGCCCGCAAACAGACATTCCACAACGTTGGCAACCCGGTTACG GAACTAGACGAGGAAGCGAGCAACCATGGGACGCGTTCGTCAACGTTGGTCCGGCGTTTGGTCGCCAAGTGCCGCCACCAGCGTAA